Proteins from a genomic interval of Helicoverpa zea isolate HzStark_Cry1AcR chromosome 31, ilHelZeax1.1, whole genome shotgun sequence:
- the LOC124644857 gene encoding paramyosin, short form isoform X2, translated as MPPVKVPNYNKWNRPPTAIYEDNYGYGINFYQPMIDYISAKGEGVAAEPPHLPWNNERGLDKYRFDKPIRTYSDEDVTRLSHQIADQAKRDLNTFNITKRSPFSVIATADAANVEKHVSAESLVSKTKKKKEEREKYKLERQKKRRNEIEKELELYEKEVNVGAELRGKAKMYRGKSAKAIAQTLLEESRRNVAESRTKVPEIRTQIRQPTRFEYRGKRSAIDKNLSQITENVLSKAVAASSISGSAANHISEKMTETIHRAIRETSPSTCVVRIKEVPAEYKIDESYLHHLSELKKTIKQFDELSDCLLIDSSKQTSIEIEQLNARVVEAETKLKSEVTRIKKKLQIQITELELSLDVANKTNIDLQKVVKKQSLQLTEIQTHYDEVQRQLQVTLDQYGVAQRRIQSLTGEVEEIRGNYEQALRAKRTVEQSYEEAVTRINELTVINVNLSSSKAKIEQELAAVAADYDEITKELRIADERYQRVQTELKHTVEHLHEEQERIVKIEAVKKSLEIEVKNISVRLEEVEANAIVGGKRIISKLEARIKDMELEMDEEKRRHAETIKILRKKERQLKEVMIQCEEDQKNIVLLQDSLEKTTQKVNIYKRQLTEQEGMSQQNVTRVRRFQRELEAAEDRADCAESNLSLIRAKHRTFVTTSTVPGSQVYLVQESRAISSERM; from the exons ATGCCGCCGGTTAAAGTGCCTAACTATAATAAGTGGAACAGACCACCCACCGCAATATACGAAGACAATTATGGCTACGGTATCAATTTTTATCAGCCGATGATCGACTACATCAGTGCTAAAGGAGAAGGTGTTGCCGCCGAGCCTCCGCACCTACCGTGGAATAACGAAAGAGGATTGGACAAATACAGGTTTGATAAGCCAATTCGGACGTACTCAGATGAGGATGTCACGAGACTTTCGCATCAGATCGCAGATCAAGCCAAACGAGATCTTAATACTTTTAACATTACAAAACGATCTCCATTCTCAGTTATTGCTACTGCAGATGCAGCTAATGTGGAAAAGCACGTTAGTGCTGAGAGTTTGGTCTCTAAaacgaagaagaagaaagagGAGAGGGAAAAATACAAACTTGAGAGGCAGAAGAAGAGAAggaatgaaattgaaaaagaacTGGAATTGTACGAAAAAGAAGTAAACGTAGGAGCTGAGCTAAGAGGAAAAGCTAAAATGTATAGAGGTAAATCGGCTAAAGCTATCGCTCAAACCCTTTTAGAAGAGAGCAGGAGAAATGTTGCCGAAAGCAGGACAAAAGTTCCTGAAATCAGGACACAGATCAGACAGCCAACTAGATTCGAATATCGCGGGAAACGCAGCGCCATAGATAAAAACTTATCTCAAATAACCGAGAATGTATTATCAAAGGCGGTGGCAGCATCTTCAATTTCAGGTTCAGCGGCAAATCACATATCAGAAAAAATGACTGAGACTATACACAGAGCTATACGAGAAACGTCACCATCTACGTGTGTAGTAAGGATTAAAGAAGTCCCGGCCGAATACAAAATTGATGAATCATATCTGCATCATTTAAGCGAACTAAAAAAAACGATTAAACAATTTGACGAACTGAGTGATTGCTTATTGATTGACTCGAG CAAGCAGACCAGCATCGAGATCGAGCAGTTGAACGCTCGCGTGGTCGAGGCTGAGACCAAGCTGAAGTCTGAGGTCACCCGCATCAAGAAGAAGCTGCAGATCCAGATCACCGAGCTTGAGCTCTCTCTGGATGTCGCCAACAAGACCAACATCGATCTCCAGAAGGTCGTTAAGAAGCAGTCTTTGCAG CTCACCGAGATCCAGACCCACTACGATGAGGTCCAGAGGCAGCTCCAGGTGACGCTCGACCAGTACGGCGTCGCCCAGCGCAGGATACAGTCCCTCACTGGCGAGGTCGAGGAGATCCGTGGCAACTACGAGCAG GCCCTTCGCGCCAAGCGCACCGTGGAGCAGTCCTATGAGGAAGCGGTGACCCGCATCAATGAGCTGACTGTCATCAACGTGAACCTGTCCAGCAGCAAGGCCAAGATTGAGCAGGAGCTCGCCGCTGTTGCTGCTGACTACGACGAGATCACCAAGGAGCTGCGCATTGCTGACGAGAGATACCAGCGCGTCCAG actgAACTCAAACACACCGTTGAGCACTTGCACGAAGAGCAGGAAAGGATCGTCAAGATCGAAGCTGTCAAGAAGTCCCTCGAGATCGAAGTTAAG AACATCTCTGTCCGCCTGGAAGAGGTTGAGGCCAACGCCATCGTCGGAGGCAAGCGCATCATCAGCAAACTTGAGGCCCGCATCAAGGACATGGAACTGGAAATGGATGAGGAAAAGAGGAGGCACGCTGAGACCATCAAGATCCTCCGCAAGAAGGAGCGTCAGCTCAAGGAGGTCATGATCCAATGCGAGGAAGACCAGAAGAACATTGTCCTTCTCCAGGACTCCCTCGAAAAGACCACCCAGAAGGTCAACATCTACAAGAGGCAACTGACGGAACAG GAGGGTATGTCCCAGCAGAACGTGACACGGGTACGACGATTCCAACGCGAGCTTGAAGCCGCTGAGGACCGCGCCGACTGCGCCGAGAGCAATCTGTCCCTGATCCGTGCCAAGCACCGCACCTTCGTCACCACCTCCACCGTGCCCGGCTCCCAGGTCTACCTGGTGCAGGAGTCCCGCGCCATCAGCTCGGAGCGTATGTGA